A stretch of Ferribacterium limneticum DNA encodes these proteins:
- a CDS encoding ATP-binding protein, which translates to MATTPCTTENSENLANLRRLVAGRWFVLAALTQLILIVPGLLDIPVPQLPLLGIVAIAGIFNAMAQWRVIRSKTASTCELFVQLLFDIGALTAIVFFSGGAANPLVSLLLPPVAIAALTLPARFAAIVSAVAIAAYSLLMVFYLPLPMPDATRATRLHLIGMWLIFVLSAAMIGWIIVRMTRQIRERDAELATAREQALRDERVMAMGTLAAGAAHELGTPLGTMALLAGELANDPSLSEPVREDIALLRQQIGVCKEIITSLSRRAGAERLENAPLEAANRWLDSLRQRWHAARPQASSRLIVASDGAPPEILADPRLEQAILNLLNNAANATPSPLEVRLAWCTDTLGIDIRDHGPGFPPEVLEQGGQTSFPAHERGSGVGLMLTRSAIEQLGGTLTLSNPEDGGALARIELPRIQA; encoded by the coding sequence ATGGCAACAACGCCCTGTACCACCGAGAATTCCGAGAATCTGGCCAACCTGCGTCGACTGGTCGCTGGCCGCTGGTTCGTACTCGCGGCATTGACGCAGCTTATCCTGATCGTACCCGGCCTGCTTGACATCCCGGTACCGCAGCTTCCCCTCCTCGGCATCGTTGCCATCGCCGGCATCTTCAATGCGATGGCGCAATGGCGAGTAATCAGGTCAAAAACTGCCAGCACCTGCGAACTGTTCGTCCAGCTGCTTTTCGACATCGGCGCACTGACGGCGATCGTCTTCTTCAGCGGCGGCGCCGCCAACCCGCTGGTTTCTCTGCTCCTGCCGCCCGTCGCCATCGCCGCCCTGACGCTGCCGGCGCGCTTCGCGGCCATCGTCAGTGCAGTCGCCATCGCCGCCTACTCCCTGCTGATGGTTTTCTACCTCCCACTGCCGATGCCGGATGCGACACGCGCCACCCGCCTGCACCTGATCGGCATGTGGCTGATTTTTGTCCTGTCGGCGGCCATGATCGGCTGGATCATCGTCCGCATGACTCGCCAGATTCGCGAACGCGATGCCGAACTGGCTACGGCCCGCGAGCAGGCATTGCGCGACGAACGGGTCATGGCCATGGGCACACTGGCCGCCGGCGCGGCTCACGAACTGGGTACACCACTCGGCACCATGGCCTTGCTCGCCGGCGAACTGGCCAACGACCCAAGCCTGAGCGAGCCCGTACGTGAAGATATCGCGCTGCTCCGCCAGCAAATCGGCGTCTGCAAGGAAATCATCACCAGCCTGTCGCGCCGCGCCGGGGCCGAACGCCTGGAAAATGCCCCGCTCGAAGCAGCCAATCGCTGGCTGGACAGCCTGCGCCAGCGCTGGCATGCGGCACGCCCGCAAGCCAGCAGTCGGCTGATCGTTGCCAGCGATGGCGCGCCTCCCGAAATCCTGGCCGATCCACGGCTGGAACAGGCCATCCTCAACCTGCTCAACAACGCCGCCAACGCAACGCCCAGCCCACTGGAAGTCCGTCTTGCCTGGTGCACGGACACCCTGGGCATCGATATCCGCGACCACGGCCCCGGTTTCCCGCCAGAAGTGCTGGAACAGGGCGGGCAAACCAGCTTCCCGGCCCACGAACGCGGCAGCGGTGTCGGCCTGATGCTGACCCGCAGCGCCATCGAACAACTCGGCGGCACCCTGACCCTGAGCAACCCTGAAGACGGCGGCGCCCTTGCCCGCATCGAACTGCCACGGATACAAGCATGA
- a CDS encoding bifunctional diguanylate cyclase/phosphodiesterase, with translation MLDAKREYQALMKNAPVGILFTKNGVMLRHNAKFSEIFGFEAEVIGQPASLLLPSDADYEALGAVAGPILSSGKPFHQEIRLKHSDGHIFWVDAVAYLVDPEQPAEGTIWIVNDISPRKAAEQSLDETLQELQSIFNNASVGIVFTAHRTVLRCNRRFEEIVGYTADELRGMPAVELYSNPESHEALGRQAAPLLSTGKAFNATSQFRKKDGNLIWCQVSAKAIDANDADRGTVWITTDITEAVSTRDALEKSSREMEALMANSSVGIIVTRDKKIVRYNQRFGELFGFPGDNGIGVDTAALYRSAEEHNELNRRAAPALFQAKPFQTELFMRRQDGSDMWINLIGYVADPADPSMGVFWIAEDRTAFKHAEEELKKAYFDQRLIFDHCVAGIAFVRNRIFQQCNRRFEELYGYGPGELTGQPTRITYFSDKAHAELGRNAYEILGKGETFVSEIVHRRQNGDPIWLRITGRAIDPAHPDDGSIWNYEDITSRKVAEDSLRESVMLQRAILNSAKLMILSTDSEGHIVSCNPAAEQMLGYPSTELLGRTPADSFIIPEEIQQRRAALATELGFKPQTAIDAVLAQVRLGSVDQNQWTFQRKDGGKFVVELSISALHPEGNHAQGFLFVASDITERKRAEDALLRSRDELELRVKERTSELESEVLERRRIEGKLRYLAHHDALTGLANRTLLQQRLGEAMDNAAQDNTKVAILFIDLDRFKTINDSLGHHIGDTLLKKVAARLTETLRADDTIARLGGDEFMIALPLKQNEAHAGKLASKILESLRPPIRIDGHELFVTPSIGICFYPNDGVTVNALMRNADTAMYQAKANGRNTYCYFTAEMNAAADNYFQIESDLRRAVDRNEFEVHYQPVINLKTGRITSYEALVRWRHPTKGLVGPVQFITVAEESGLIGEIGTIVLRHACSQLRTWIDQGFTPPILALNLSPIQFNDPNLTESICGVLADYGLTPDRIELEITETVIMQDGELALGTLQNLSKRGFRLSIDDFGTGYSSLAYLKRFPVDTLKIDRSFITDMTENENDRAIVTAIMALASSLHLSVIAEGVETKEQYDALSALNCDFAQGYYMAKPMPASMISLEASIGEVQAS, from the coding sequence TTGCTGGACGCAAAACGAGAGTACCAGGCGCTGATGAAGAACGCGCCTGTGGGGATTCTTTTCACAAAAAATGGCGTCATGCTTCGGCACAACGCCAAGTTTTCAGAGATTTTCGGATTCGAGGCTGAAGTCATTGGCCAGCCGGCAAGTCTGCTTTTACCGTCGGACGCCGACTATGAAGCACTGGGAGCAGTCGCCGGCCCGATCCTGTCATCCGGCAAGCCGTTTCACCAGGAAATTCGGCTCAAGCATAGCGATGGACATATATTCTGGGTCGATGCCGTCGCCTATCTTGTGGATCCCGAACAGCCTGCAGAGGGAACGATATGGATCGTCAACGATATCTCGCCGCGCAAGGCGGCCGAGCAGAGTCTCGACGAAACCCTGCAGGAATTGCAAAGCATCTTCAACAACGCTTCAGTGGGCATCGTATTCACCGCTCATCGCACCGTCCTGCGCTGTAATCGCCGCTTCGAGGAAATAGTCGGATATACGGCAGATGAACTGCGCGGCATGCCCGCCGTCGAACTTTACTCAAATCCGGAGAGCCATGAAGCGCTGGGGCGTCAGGCCGCCCCGCTGCTCTCGACAGGGAAAGCATTCAACGCCACCAGTCAGTTCCGGAAAAAAGACGGCAACCTGATCTGGTGCCAGGTGTCGGCGAAAGCGATTGATGCCAACGATGCCGATCGCGGCACGGTGTGGATTACCACCGACATCACCGAAGCGGTAAGCACCCGGGATGCGCTGGAAAAATCATCGCGTGAAATGGAAGCGCTGATGGCCAACTCATCGGTCGGCATCATCGTCACCCGCGATAAAAAGATAGTCCGCTACAACCAGCGTTTTGGCGAACTGTTCGGTTTCCCCGGCGATAACGGAATCGGCGTGGACACGGCCGCGCTCTACCGCTCCGCCGAAGAACACAACGAGCTCAATCGACGCGCTGCGCCCGCGCTGTTTCAGGCAAAACCTTTCCAGACCGAGCTCTTCATGCGCCGCCAGGATGGCAGCGATATGTGGATCAATCTGATCGGTTACGTGGCCGATCCAGCCGATCCGTCAATGGGTGTTTTCTGGATCGCCGAAGACCGCACGGCGTTCAAACACGCCGAAGAGGAACTGAAAAAAGCCTATTTCGACCAGCGCCTGATTTTCGATCATTGCGTCGCGGGGATAGCCTTTGTTCGGAACCGGATATTCCAGCAGTGCAATCGCCGATTCGAGGAACTGTATGGCTACGGCCCCGGTGAGTTGACCGGCCAGCCAACACGGATCACCTATTTTTCCGACAAGGCCCATGCCGAACTTGGCCGGAACGCCTACGAGATTCTTGGCAAAGGCGAAACCTTCGTTTCCGAAATCGTTCACCGGCGACAAAACGGGGACCCGATCTGGTTGCGTATCACCGGTCGGGCCATCGACCCAGCCCATCCCGATGACGGCTCGATCTGGAACTACGAAGACATTACCTCGCGCAAGGTGGCTGAGGACTCCCTGCGCGAATCTGTCATGCTGCAGCGCGCCATCCTGAATAGCGCCAAGCTGATGATCCTGTCGACCGACAGCGAGGGGCACATCGTTTCCTGCAATCCGGCCGCCGAGCAGATGCTGGGGTACCCATCCACGGAGTTGCTTGGCCGAACACCGGCAGATTCTTTTATCATCCCAGAGGAAATCCAGCAACGCCGGGCCGCGCTTGCCACCGAGTTGGGCTTCAAGCCGCAGACCGCCATCGATGCCGTGCTGGCGCAGGTCAGGCTGGGTTCGGTCGATCAGAATCAATGGACTTTCCAGCGCAAGGATGGCGGAAAATTCGTCGTCGAACTCTCGATATCGGCCCTGCATCCTGAAGGCAACCATGCCCAGGGCTTTCTCTTCGTGGCCAGCGACATCACCGAACGCAAGCGAGCCGAGGATGCATTGCTGCGCTCCAGGGACGAGCTGGAACTACGCGTCAAGGAACGCACCAGCGAACTCGAAAGCGAAGTTCTCGAGCGCCGGCGCATAGAAGGCAAGTTACGTTACCTGGCCCACCACGATGCCTTGACCGGACTGGCCAACCGTACCCTGCTCCAGCAGCGGCTTGGCGAGGCGATGGACAATGCGGCCCAGGACAATACCAAGGTCGCCATATTGTTCATCGATCTCGATCGCTTCAAGACGATCAACGACTCCCTGGGCCATCACATTGGTGACACCCTGCTTAAAAAAGTGGCAGCCCGGCTGACCGAAACGCTGCGAGCCGATGACACGATCGCTCGCCTGGGTGGTGACGAGTTCATGATCGCCTTGCCACTCAAGCAGAACGAAGCCCATGCCGGGAAACTCGCCTCGAAGATTCTCGAATCCCTGCGCCCGCCAATTCGCATCGATGGACACGAGTTGTTCGTTACGCCATCCATCGGCATCTGTTTCTATCCGAATGACGGGGTCACGGTAAACGCCCTGATGCGCAATGCCGATACCGCGATGTACCAGGCCAAGGCCAACGGGCGGAATACCTACTGTTATTTCACGGCAGAAATGAATGCGGCCGCCGACAACTATTTCCAGATCGAGTCCGACCTTCGTCGCGCCGTCGACCGGAACGAATTCGAAGTGCACTATCAACCGGTCATCAATCTGAAAACCGGCCGCATCACGTCGTACGAAGCCCTGGTCCGCTGGCGCCACCCGACCAAGGGCTTGGTCGGGCCGGTCCAGTTCATCACGGTGGCCGAAGAAAGCGGCCTGATCGGAGAAATTGGCACCATCGTCCTGCGTCATGCCTGTTCGCAATTACGCACCTGGATCGACCAGGGTTTCACGCCGCCGATCCTGGCGCTGAACCTCTCGCCCATCCAGTTCAACGACCCCAATCTCACCGAAAGCATCTGCGGTGTCCTTGCTGACTACGGCCTGACGCCAGATCGCATCGAACTGGAAATTACGGAAACCGTCATCATGCAGGATGGCGAGTTGGCGCTGGGCACCCTGCAAAACCTGAGCAAGCGGGGTTTCCGCCTCTCCATCGACGACTTCGGTACGGGCTATTCCAGCCTCGCCTACCTCAAGCGCTTCCCGGTCGACACACTAAAAATCGACCGCTCTTTCATCACCGACATGACCGAGAACGAGAATGACCGGGCTATCGTCACCGCCATCATGGCCCTGGCCAGCAGCCTTCACCTGTCGGTGATCGCCGAAGGGGTCGAAACCAAGGAACAGTACGACGCGCTGTCGGCACTGAACTGCGATTTTGCCCAGGGCTACTACATGGCCAAACCGATGCCGGCCAGCATGATCAGTCTGGAGGCATCAATCGGAGAGGTACAGGCCAGCTGA
- a CDS encoding esterase/lipase family protein, with amino-acid sequence MLPISLLIWIALEISGYLYIGRHFMQLDWPLAIVGAINCLLGLRFWMNATTWTFGMAFASPAPRLGFAKRLAIMLGEYLAFLLTFLLVIPFELLWMPADRLPAGSRPILLVHGYGCSRGIWWLLRRRLEAAGHTVASVSLIPPYTSLGKLVPQLNQRIEEVCAMTGSKQVTLIAHSMGGLICRSYLARHGSDRVDRLLTLATPHQGSALARIGIGKNAREMQPGSLWLRDMASEAVTIPFISLRNAYDNYAMPQDNQRLPGARDVELPPVGHIAMLYDKSIANLLIELLKQK; translated from the coding sequence ATGCTGCCAATTTCCCTACTCATCTGGATCGCTTTGGAAATATCCGGCTACCTCTACATCGGTCGCCATTTCATGCAACTCGACTGGCCGCTCGCCATCGTCGGCGCCATCAACTGCCTGCTCGGCCTGCGCTTCTGGATGAACGCCACGACCTGGACATTCGGCATGGCCTTCGCCTCGCCGGCGCCGCGCCTCGGCTTTGCCAAGCGGCTGGCGATCATGCTTGGCGAATACCTCGCCTTCCTGCTCACCTTCCTGCTCGTCATTCCTTTCGAGCTGCTGTGGATGCCGGCCGACCGCCTGCCCGCCGGCAGCCGGCCGATCCTCCTCGTCCATGGTTACGGCTGTAGCCGTGGCATCTGGTGGCTACTCCGCCGGCGCCTGGAAGCCGCGGGACATACGGTCGCCTCGGTCAGCCTGATCCCGCCCTATACCAGCCTGGGCAAGCTCGTCCCGCAACTGAATCAGCGTATCGAGGAGGTCTGCGCCATGACGGGCAGCAAGCAGGTCACGCTGATCGCCCACAGCATGGGCGGCCTGATCTGCCGCTCCTACCTGGCTCGCCACGGTTCCGATCGGGTCGACCGGCTGCTGACATTGGCCACCCCGCATCAAGGTTCGGCGCTGGCCCGCATCGGCATCGGCAAGAATGCCCGTGAAATGCAGCCGGGCTCACTGTGGCTGCGCGACATGGCGAGCGAGGCGGTGACAATTCCGTTCATCAGCCTGCGCAATGCCTACGACAACTACGCCATGCCGCAGGACAACCAGCGCCTGCCCGGGGCGCGCGATGTCGAACTTCCGCCTGTCGGCCACATCGCCATGCTTTATGATAAAAGCATCGCTAATCTGCTGATTGAATTGTTGAAACAGAAATAA
- a CDS encoding methyltransferase family protein — MSDPILFLLGTLLVVWLSRKPLRKPGSHGFYRFFAWEAILGLIVLNHGVWGTDPYSPHQFTSWLLMLLSIFLVAEGTRTLRRHGAANEKRDDGSFYEFEKTTQLVSHGIFGHIRHPMYASLLALAWGAYFQDPSTIGTIIVGIASFSLWLTAVTDERECLAYFGPAYADYMQRTKRFIPFLL, encoded by the coding sequence ATGAGTGATCCAATCCTTTTCCTGCTCGGCACGCTGCTGGTCGTCTGGCTGTCGCGCAAACCGCTGCGCAAACCGGGCAGTCACGGCTTCTACCGTTTCTTTGCCTGGGAGGCCATTCTCGGCCTGATCGTGCTCAATCATGGCGTCTGGGGGACGGACCCCTATTCGCCACACCAGTTCACCTCGTGGCTATTGATGCTGCTCAGCATCTTTCTGGTGGCCGAAGGCACGCGCACCCTGCGCCGTCACGGTGCCGCCAATGAAAAACGCGATGACGGCTCGTTCTACGAATTCGAGAAGACCACCCAACTTGTCTCCCACGGCATCTTCGGCCACATCCGCCATCCGATGTACGCCTCGCTGCTGGCGCTGGCCTGGGGTGCCTATTTTCAGGATCCAAGTACGATCGGTACGATCATCGTCGGAATCGCCTCATTCTCTCTTTGGCTGACGGCGGTTACCGACGAGCGGGAATGCCTGGCCTATTTTGGCCCCGCCTACGCCGATTACATGCAGCGAACCAAGCGCTTCATCCCCTTCCTACTCTGA
- a CDS encoding response regulator transcription factor — protein MNEMTLIIDDDPSFNAILVRTMERRGHPARGAKDATSALELAREIRPDRVVLDLNLNGSSGLALIHPLLESNPDCRIVVLTGYASIATAVDAVKLGAIQYLAKPVEIEAILSAFEDDGGPDFDVAASDEPLSVDRLEWEHIQRVLNENDGNISATARALKMHRRTLQRKLSKRPVKT, from the coding sequence ATGAATGAAATGACGCTGATCATCGACGACGACCCCAGTTTCAATGCCATCCTGGTTCGCACCATGGAACGACGCGGACACCCGGCGCGTGGCGCCAAGGATGCGACATCGGCGCTCGAACTGGCCCGTGAAATTCGCCCGGATCGTGTCGTTCTTGATCTCAACCTGAATGGCAGCTCCGGGCTGGCACTGATTCATCCCCTGCTCGAGAGCAACCCGGATTGCCGCATTGTCGTGCTGACCGGCTATGCCAGCATTGCCACCGCAGTCGATGCCGTCAAACTGGGTGCCATCCAGTACCTGGCCAAACCGGTCGAGATCGAAGCCATCCTGTCCGCTTTCGAGGATGACGGTGGTCCGGATTTCGACGTAGCAGCCTCGGATGAGCCACTCTCCGTCGATCGACTGGAATGGGAACACATCCAGCGCGTGCTCAATGAGAATGACGGCAACATCTCAGCGACGGCGCGTGCCTTGAAAATGCATCGCCGGACACTGCAACGCAAACTGTCGAAGCGACCAGTCAAGACCTGA
- a CDS encoding copper chaperone PCu(A)C, whose protein sequence is MKKLSMFAASLMFSAGVLAGAADKVSVQDPYVRLAPPNAPATGAFMVIKNNGDKDIKVLKADNPVSKVTELHTHLNEGGVMKMRPVPAIEIKAKGEAVLKPGGLHVMLIDLKAPMKEGDIVPITLTFDDGSAKQVDAKVVRPMAAGMPMSEHKH, encoded by the coding sequence GTGAAAAAATTGTCAATGTTCGCAGCCAGCCTGATGTTCTCGGCCGGTGTTCTTGCCGGTGCTGCCGACAAGGTTTCAGTGCAGGACCCCTATGTTCGCCTGGCACCGCCCAATGCGCCGGCGACTGGCGCTTTCATGGTGATCAAGAATAACGGCGACAAGGACATCAAGGTGCTCAAGGCAGACAACCCGGTTTCCAAAGTAACGGAACTGCATACCCATCTCAATGAAGGCGGGGTCATGAAAATGCGTCCGGTGCCGGCGATTGAGATCAAGGCCAAGGGCGAAGCGGTGCTCAAGCCGGGTGGTCTGCACGTCATGCTGATCGACCTGAAGGCGCCGATGAAGGAAGGCGATATCGTGCCGATTACGCTGACCTTCGATGACGGTAGCGCCAAGCAGGTCGACGCCAAGGTAGTCCGGCCGATGGCTGCCGGCATGCCGATGTCGGAGCACAAGCATTGA
- a CDS encoding M18 family aminopeptidase, producing the protein MNIPDTARAQAQDLLDFIDASPSPWHAVQTCETRLQAAGFSRLEEVDRWTLSAGSRHYVVRGGSSIIAFIVGQQSAAETGLRMIGAHTDSPGLRLKPKPAEDAAGMVRLGVEVYGGPILATFADRDLSLAGRVNVRTPGGFATRLVHFAEPLLRLPNLAIHMNREVNESGLKFNKQTELPLLLGVSEDGTKAEARFRQPIAGALGVEPGDLLTWELNAYDTQKGSFWGVDREFIANSQLDNLASCHAALSALLATKEPQATCLCAFFDHEEVGSESAAGAGGSFVSDVISRLATSAGLDGEDQRRMLARSFFISADMAHGWHPNFPAAYEPCHHATVNAGPVIKSNANQRYSTNADTAARFMAICAKAGVPCQQYAHRTDLGCGSTIGPIVASRLGIPSVDVGSPMWAMHSIRESAGVLDHTYMISALTTSFTD; encoded by the coding sequence ATGAACATTCCCGATACCGCCCGTGCCCAGGCCCAGGACCTGCTCGACTTCATCGATGCCAGCCCCAGCCCCTGGCATGCCGTACAAACCTGTGAAACCCGGCTGCAGGCCGCTGGCTTCAGCCGGCTTGAAGAAGTCGATCGCTGGACGCTGAGCGCCGGTAGTCGCCACTACGTGGTGCGTGGCGGATCGTCGATCATTGCCTTTATCGTCGGCCAGCAATCGGCTGCCGAGACCGGCCTGCGGATGATCGGCGCCCATACCGATTCGCCGGGCCTGCGCCTCAAGCCGAAGCCGGCCGAAGACGCGGCTGGCATGGTAAGGCTCGGCGTCGAGGTCTACGGTGGCCCCATCCTCGCCACCTTCGCCGACCGCGACCTGTCGCTGGCCGGGCGCGTCAACGTTCGTACGCCGGGCGGTTTCGCAACCCGGCTGGTGCACTTTGCCGAACCTCTGCTGCGCCTGCCCAATCTCGCCATCCACATGAATCGCGAGGTCAATGAGAGCGGCCTGAAGTTCAACAAACAGACCGAACTGCCTCTGCTACTGGGCGTTTCCGAAGACGGTACGAAAGCCGAGGCGCGCTTCCGCCAGCCGATTGCCGGGGCGCTCGGCGTCGAACCCGGCGATCTGCTGACCTGGGAACTGAACGCCTACGACACACAAAAAGGCAGCTTCTGGGGCGTAGATCGCGAGTTCATCGCCAACAGCCAACTCGATAACCTGGCCTCCTGCCATGCCGCATTGAGCGCCCTGCTCGCTACCAAAGAACCGCAAGCCACCTGCCTGTGCGCCTTCTTCGACCATGAAGAAGTCGGCAGCGAGAGCGCTGCCGGCGCCGGCGGCAGTTTTGTCTCCGACGTGATCAGCCGGCTGGCCACCAGTGCCGGCCTCGATGGCGAGGACCAACGCCGGATGCTAGCGCGAAGTTTCTTCATCAGCGCCGACATGGCCCACGGCTGGCATCCCAACTTCCCGGCTGCCTACGAGCCCTGTCACCACGCGACAGTAAATGCCGGGCCGGTCATCAAGAGCAATGCCAACCAGCGTTACAGTACCAACGCCGATACCGCCGCCCGTTTCATGGCCATCTGCGCCAAAGCCGGGGTGCCCTGCCAACAGTACGCCCACCGCACCGATCTCGGCTGCGGCAGTACCATCGGCCCCATCGTCGCCTCCCGCCTCGGCATTCCCAGCGTCGATGTCGGTTCGCCGATGTGGGCCATGCACAGCATTCGTGAGAGCGCCGGTGTCCTTGATCACACCTACATGATTTCTGCCCTGACCACGAGTTTCACGGACTGA
- a CDS encoding SCO family protein, which translates to MAERILIAIATLLALAVAGVALFWQPEMPERPLPKAIIAAGGDFTLQSAKGDVSLKDYRGKLVLLYFGYTFCPDICPTSLAATSEGLKQLNPEELAQVAMIFVSVDPKRDTPDRLEEYVEFFHPAIVGVTGTAESVAEIAKRYGVFYAEQKVETAGGGYVVDHSADTFIVAPDGQLVGKMAHATPPDQVVVAIRKHLKQP; encoded by the coding sequence ATGGCCGAACGTATTTTGATCGCAATCGCCACTTTGCTTGCCCTTGCCGTAGCGGGGGTGGCCCTTTTCTGGCAGCCGGAAATGCCGGAGCGTCCCTTGCCCAAGGCCATTATCGCGGCGGGGGGTGACTTTACGCTGCAGTCAGCCAAGGGTGATGTTTCCCTGAAGGACTACCGTGGCAAGCTGGTCCTGCTCTACTTCGGCTACACTTTCTGCCCCGATATTTGTCCGACTTCACTGGCGGCGACCTCGGAGGGGCTCAAGCAGCTTAACCCCGAGGAACTCGCCCAGGTGGCAATGATCTTCGTCTCCGTTGATCCCAAGCGCGATACGCCGGATCGGCTCGAGGAGTATGTCGAGTTCTTCCACCCGGCCATTGTCGGGGTGACGGGTACTGCCGAGAGCGTCGCCGAAATTGCCAAACGTTATGGCGTGTTCTACGCCGAACAAAAAGTCGAGACTGCTGGCGGCGGCTACGTCGTTGATCACTCGGCTGATACTTTTATCGTTGCGCCGGACGGGCAACTGGTCGGCAAGATGGCTCACGCAACCCCGCCCGATCAGGTCGTCGTAGCCATACGCAAGCATTTGAAACAACCATGA
- a CDS encoding c-type cytochrome: MLRYIQIPLLLAALMASLPVAAVDLEKGKEINGTCAACHSDNGQGGKKGEYPRIAGQQVKYIESQLKNFRARTRVNIPMFPYTQERELSDADIKDIAAYLTGIELDTKMPTYTGKEDALTKLLMAEKVMIIPRAEGDLDNGGKIYQKQCAACHGKAGKGRGMFPMLVGQYTNYLQRQVDLYLKGDRPHDEEGTVGVLNGLKAQDIQDILAYLTSIQEPKE; this comes from the coding sequence ATGCTGCGTTACATACAGATTCCTCTATTGCTGGCCGCCTTGATGGCGAGCCTGCCCGTTGCTGCGGTCGACCTTGAAAAAGGTAAGGAAATCAACGGTACCTGTGCCGCTTGCCACAGCGATAACGGGCAGGGGGGCAAGAAGGGCGAGTACCCGCGCATTGCCGGCCAGCAGGTTAAATACATCGAGAGCCAGCTGAAAAATTTCCGGGCACGGACCCGGGTCAATATCCCGATGTTCCCCTATACGCAGGAGCGGGAGCTTTCTGATGCCGACATCAAGGATATTGCCGCCTATCTGACCGGGATCGAACTCGACACCAAGATGCCGACCTATACCGGCAAGGAAGATGCGCTGACCAAGCTGCTGATGGCGGAAAAGGTGATGATCATTCCGCGGGCCGAGGGTGATCTGGACAATGGCGGGAAGATCTACCAGAAGCAGTGCGCCGCCTGTCATGGCAAGGCAGGCAAGGGCCGTGGCATGTTCCCGATGCTGGTCGGGCAATACACGAATTACCTGCAGCGCCAGGTGGATCTCTACCTGAAGGGCGATCGGCCGCATGACGAAGAGGGTACGGTCGGTGTGCTCAACGGCCTGAAGGCGCAGGATATTCAGGATATCCTGGCTTATCTCACCTCAATTCAGGAACCCAAGGAATGA